A genomic stretch from Corynebacterium sp. 21KM1197 includes:
- a CDS encoding sterol carrier family protein, whose translation MAKKVDPLAARRAVEAVQRWVRDPEGVDKPPRAEVAAAVRQSARLLEQSAPGHSVEVRVPPFVAVQCIEGPRHTRGTPPNVVEMNALTWLRLALGEVEYPQACAEGAVEASGARAGEVAGWLPLFRLGGSR comes from the coding sequence GTGGCTAAGAAGGTTGATCCCCTTGCCGCGCGCCGCGCGGTGGAGGCAGTGCAGCGGTGGGTGCGCGATCCCGAGGGCGTCGATAAGCCCCCGCGTGCGGAGGTAGCGGCGGCGGTGCGGCAGTCCGCGCGCCTGCTGGAGCAGAGCGCGCCAGGGCACTCGGTGGAGGTGCGGGTGCCGCCGTTCGTGGCGGTGCAGTGCATCGAGGGGCCCCGGCACACGCGCGGCACCCCGCCAAACGTGGTGGAGATGAACGCGCTGACGTGGCTGCGCCTGGCGCTGGGGGAGGTGGAGTACCCGCAGGCCTGCGCGGAGGGCGCGGTGGAGGCGTCGGGAGCCAGGGCGGGCGAGGTGGCCGGTTGGTTGCCGTTGTTTAGGCTGGGTGGCTCGCGGTAG
- the trhA gene encoding PAQR family membrane homeostasis protein TrhA — translation MVEHTAVPEGLIAQTRYVWDRGERPTGRGVAHFIGAILSVIAGTVLSTYAWMTLPWWQALGVSVYAVGLFALFGVSAAYHRGPWRREKTVVWWRRADHAMIAVFIAATYTPLSLIALSPVQAAWMLGVVWAGALLGVALSLVWIEHPRWVDLLVYLALGWMIVPLIPQLWAQTSPAVVWLLFAGGLVYSLGAVMYAVQWPGRSARHYGFHEHFHTATVIAAVLHLVAVWIVVVG, via the coding sequence ATGGTGGAGCACACGGCGGTACCGGAAGGTCTGATAGCCCAAACTCGTTACGTGTGGGATCGCGGTGAACGCCCCACGGGGCGCGGCGTAGCCCACTTCATCGGGGCGATCTTAAGCGTCATCGCGGGCACGGTCTTGTCCACCTATGCGTGGATGACGCTGCCCTGGTGGCAGGCCCTGGGGGTGAGTGTGTACGCGGTGGGCCTCTTTGCGCTCTTTGGCGTGTCGGCAGCCTATCACCGGGGCCCGTGGCGCAGGGAAAAGACGGTGGTTTGGTGGCGTAGGGCGGATCACGCGATGATCGCGGTGTTTATCGCGGCCACGTACACCCCGTTGAGCCTCATCGCGCTCTCCCCGGTGCAGGCAGCCTGGATGTTGGGCGTGGTGTGGGCCGGTGCCCTCTTAGGGGTGGCGCTGAGCCTGGTGTGGATTGAGCATCCGCGTTGGGTGGATTTGTTGGTGTACCTGGCTCTGGGGTGGATGATCGTGCCCCTGATACCGCAGTTGTGGGCACAAACGAGCCCGGCGGTGGTGTGGCTCCTCTTTGCCGGTGGCCTGGTGTATTCCCTGGGCGCGGTGATGTATGCGGTGCAGTGGCCGGGGCGTTCGGCGCGGCATTATGGTTTCCACGAGCATTTCCACACCGCCACGGTGATTGCGGCGGTGTTACACCTGGTGGCGGTGTGGATCGTGGTGGTGGGCTAG
- a CDS encoding acyl-CoA thioesterase, translating to MTTPATKSPSVTLRFMAAPTDVLFADSHGISGGRVLEWIDKAAYACATQWSGTYCVTAYVGHIHFTRPIPSGHLVEVRSRIAMTGRTSMHIINEVFSADPREGVFTRACDCLVIFVAKSPGTGKSTPVPTFVPTSDEEYRVQEAARSRIALRSAIEAEMEKQTYDGPSDAPRLITRFLAKPTDVNWGGKVHGGTAMEWIDEAGTACTMEWSGEHTVAVYAGGIRFYQPISIGDLIEVDARMLRTDERSMQMSIHVRAGDAHRGRGELETAIHATVSYIAKDVDGHALPSRQFTPVTEEDQRLAEHATILRNLRAEYSPKPLITPPRAQHVD from the coding sequence ATGACCACCCCTGCTACCAAATCCCCCTCCGTCACCCTCCGCTTCATGGCGGCCCCCACGGACGTCCTCTTTGCCGATTCCCACGGCATTTCCGGCGGGCGCGTCCTGGAATGGATCGATAAGGCCGCCTACGCCTGCGCCACCCAGTGGAGCGGCACTTATTGCGTGACCGCCTACGTAGGCCACATTCACTTCACCCGCCCCATTCCCTCCGGGCACCTCGTGGAGGTGCGCTCCCGCATCGCCATGACCGGGCGCACCTCCATGCACATCATCAACGAGGTCTTTTCCGCCGACCCCCGCGAGGGCGTATTCACCCGTGCCTGTGACTGCCTGGTGATCTTCGTGGCCAAGAGCCCCGGCACCGGCAAGTCCACCCCCGTGCCCACCTTCGTGCCCACCTCCGACGAGGAGTACCGCGTTCAGGAGGCCGCCCGCTCTCGCATCGCCCTGCGCAGCGCCATCGAGGCCGAGATGGAAAAGCAGACCTACGACGGCCCCTCCGACGCCCCCCGCCTGATTACCCGCTTCCTGGCCAAGCCCACCGACGTGAACTGGGGCGGCAAGGTCCACGGCGGCACCGCCATGGAATGGATCGATGAGGCCGGAACCGCCTGCACGATGGAATGGTCCGGGGAACACACCGTGGCCGTCTACGCCGGAGGCATCCGCTTCTACCAGCCCATCTCCATCGGTGACCTCATCGAGGTGGACGCGCGCATGTTGCGTACCGACGAACGCAGCATGCAGATGTCCATTCACGTGCGCGCCGGCGACGCCCACCGAGGCCGCGGCGAACTGGAAACCGCGATCCACGCCACCGTCTCCTACATCGCCAAGGACGTGGACGGACACGCGCTGCCCAGCCGTCAGTTCACCCCCGTGACCGAGGAGGATCAGCGACTGGCCGAGCACGCCACCATCCTGCGCAACCTGCGCGCCGAGTACTCCCCCAAGCCGCTCATTACGCCGCCGCGCGCGCAGCACGTGGACTAA
- the purF gene encoding amidophosphoribosyltransferase: MLPVALRNTHCPPVPVSPPVNLDDRGETAPREECGVFGVWAPGEEVAKLTYFGLFALQHRGQEAAGIAVGDGDRIIVYKDMGLVSQIFDEMLLDSFEGDVAIGHTRYSTAGGTDWNNVQPMFRTSANGTDIALGHNGNLVNFMELRDEATERGVLDAASASDTNVLTALLADAVQDGTTVLDAARELLPRVHGAFCLTFTDGQTLYAARDPYGVRPLALGRLERGWVVASETCALDIVGASFVREIEPGEMVAIDATGIHTERFAQPRHKGCVFEYVYLARPDTVIRDRSVNAVRIEIGRRLAREFPAEGDLVMPVPESGTPAAVGYARESGIPFGQGLVKNSYVGRTFIQPSQTLRQLGIRLKLNPLREVIEGKRLIVVDDSIVRGNTQRALIRMLREAGAAEVHVRIASPPVKWPCFYGIDFASPGELIANSGDSQNDEDVAQSICTAIGADSLGFVSIEQMVEATEQPMSELCTACFSGEYPLGLPQGNPNADLVARLQAPLAQS, encoded by the coding sequence ATGTTGCCCGTGGCACTTAGGAACACGCATTGTCCTCCCGTCCCTGTCTCGCCTCCCGTGAACCTTGATGATCGCGGGGAGACCGCACCGCGAGAGGAATGCGGTGTATTCGGGGTGTGGGCGCCGGGGGAGGAAGTAGCCAAGCTCACGTACTTTGGGCTCTTTGCCCTGCAACATCGCGGCCAGGAGGCCGCCGGTATCGCGGTGGGCGATGGGGATCGCATCATCGTGTACAAGGATATGGGCCTGGTGTCCCAGATCTTCGATGAGATGCTGCTGGATTCCTTCGAGGGGGACGTGGCCATCGGTCACACCCGCTATTCCACGGCGGGCGGCACGGATTGGAATAACGTCCAGCCGATGTTCCGAACCTCCGCCAACGGCACGGACATCGCCCTGGGGCACAATGGCAACCTGGTGAACTTCATGGAGTTGCGCGATGAGGCCACCGAGCGCGGCGTGCTCGACGCCGCCAGCGCCTCCGACACGAACGTGCTCACCGCCCTGCTTGCCGACGCCGTCCAGGACGGCACCACGGTGCTCGACGCCGCCCGCGAGTTGCTTCCGCGCGTTCACGGCGCGTTCTGCCTCACCTTCACCGATGGGCAGACCCTCTACGCCGCCCGCGATCCCTATGGCGTGCGCCCCCTGGCCCTGGGCCGCCTGGAACGCGGCTGGGTGGTGGCCAGCGAGACCTGCGCCCTGGACATCGTGGGTGCCTCCTTTGTCCGGGAGATCGAGCCCGGCGAGATGGTGGCTATCGACGCCACGGGTATCCACACCGAGCGCTTTGCTCAGCCCCGCCACAAGGGCTGCGTGTTCGAGTACGTGTACCTGGCCCGCCCGGATACCGTGATCCGTGATCGCTCCGTGAACGCCGTGCGCATCGAGATCGGGCGCCGCCTGGCCCGGGAGTTCCCGGCCGAGGGCGATCTGGTCATGCCGGTGCCGGAGTCCGGCACCCCGGCGGCGGTGGGATACGCCCGGGAGTCCGGGATTCCCTTTGGGCAGGGTTTGGTGAAGAACTCCTACGTGGGCCGCACCTTCATCCAACCCTCGCAGACCCTGCGCCAGTTGGGTATCCGCCTGAAACTCAATCCGCTGCGCGAGGTGATCGAGGGCAAGCGCCTGATCGTGGTGGATGATTCCATCGTGCGCGGCAATACCCAGCGCGCGCTGATCCGCATGCTCCGGGAGGCCGGGGCCGCCGAGGTACACGTGCGCATCGCCTCCCCGCCGGTGAAGTGGCCTTGCTTCTACGGCATCGACTTTGCCAGCCCCGGGGAACTCATTGCCAATTCCGGCGATAGTCAAAACGATGAGGACGTGGCCCAGTCCATCTGCACCGCGATTGGCGCGGATTCCCTGGGCTTCGTCTCCATCGAGCAGATGGTGGAGGCCACCGAGCAGCCGATGTCCGAGTTGTGCACGGCCTGCTTCTCCGGGGAATACCCGCTGGGACTGCCCCAGGGCAATCCCAACGCGGACCTGGTGGCCCGCCTCCAGGCACCCCTTGCTCAGAGTTAG
- a CDS encoding Lrp/AsnC family transcriptional regulator yields the protein MDEISRTILATLQDNARTTAAGLAALTGAAASTCLRRLRALEASGAIRGYHADIDPAAVGFSLQVIAFVTLEREDRATIEAFEKEVVTIEQVISAERLFGDPDYLLRVAARDLEDYQRLRDNHLGGLPGLSKITSTMVMRTLVEHRPLPL from the coding sequence ATGGACGAGATTTCCCGCACGATTCTTGCCACGCTTCAGGATAATGCGCGCACCACCGCCGCGGGCCTGGCCGCGCTCACCGGGGCGGCCGCCTCCACGTGCCTGCGCAGGCTGCGGGCCTTGGAGGCGTCGGGGGCGATTCGCGGCTACCACGCCGATATTGATCCCGCCGCCGTGGGCTTTTCCCTCCAGGTAATCGCCTTTGTCACCCTGGAGCGGGAGGATCGCGCCACCATTGAGGCATTTGAAAAGGAGGTGGTGACCATCGAGCAGGTCATCAGCGCGGAGCGACTCTTTGGCGATCCCGATTATCTGCTGCGCGTGGCCGCCCGCGACCTGGAGGATTATCAGCGCCTGCGCGATAACCACCTGGGTGGCCTGCCGGGGCTAAGCAAAATCACCTCCACGATGGTCATGCGGACCCTCGTGGAGCACCGGCCGCTACCGCTCTAG
- a CDS encoding LysE family translocator → MLRFSTLMRMDIALLLSFWGISVLMTCIPGPDWGLILRHVIGSDSRAAVNQAVAGIGAGYVVMSAVVAAGVGVIVTQHPAVFTIISVGGAVLLTYLGATMLWGLRPAARVTAGAQGQVRGDKASSPVWEGMGVSLLNPKAIMFFVAMLPQFVNTQAAWSVSTQMFTLGMAFTVSVVAMYTGLSLAARRVLRANERAAVVMQALGGVAMLVLAAVMVGEVVIGL, encoded by the coding sequence ATGCTGCGCTTTAGCACCCTCATGCGCATGGATATTGCGCTGCTGCTGAGTTTCTGGGGTATCTCCGTGCTGATGACCTGCATTCCCGGCCCGGACTGGGGGCTTATCCTGCGCCACGTGATCGGCTCGGATTCCCGCGCGGCGGTGAATCAGGCCGTGGCGGGAATCGGAGCCGGATACGTGGTGATGAGCGCCGTGGTGGCCGCCGGGGTAGGCGTGATAGTCACCCAACACCCGGCGGTGTTCACCATCATCAGCGTGGGCGGTGCGGTGCTCCTGACCTACCTTGGGGCCACGATGCTATGGGGGCTGCGCCCCGCCGCGCGGGTGACGGCTGGGGCCCAGGGGCAGGTGCGGGGCGATAAGGCCTCCTCACCGGTGTGGGAGGGCATGGGCGTGAGCCTGCTCAACCCCAAGGCGATTATGTTCTTTGTGGCCATGCTCCCGCAGTTTGTGAATACCCAGGCCGCGTGGTCCGTGAGCACGCAGATGTTCACCTTGGGCATGGCTTTTACCGTGAGCGTGGTGGCGATGTACACCGGCCTGAGCCTGGCTGCGCGCCGGGTGCTGCGGGCCAACGAGCGCGCCGCCGTGGTGATGCAAGCCTTGGGCGGGGTGGCCATGCTGGTGCTGGCGGCGGTGATGGTCGGGGAGGTGGTGATTGGACTGTGA
- the purM gene encoding phosphoribosylformylglycinamidine cyclo-ligase: MSQNETSGASYAAAGVDIEAGDRAVELFAPLAKKATRPEVRGGLGGFAGLFALGKYREPLLAAGSDGVGTKLAVAQAMGKHDTIGIDLVAMCVDDLVVCGAEPLFLQDYIAIGKVVPEHVAQIVSGIAEGCVQAGCALLGGETAEHPGLMEPGEYDVSATAVGVVEADELLGPDRVRAGDVIIGMASSGLHSNGYSLARHVLLEKAGLPLDGHMEELGRTLGEELLEPTRIYTRECLALAAECDIHTFCHVTGGGLAGNLARVIPDHLVATISRGTWTPGQIFRTISSLGKVSQEEMEKTFNMGVGMVAVVSEKDRDRALAMLAARHIPSFEIGTVRDAAEGDDQRVVMTGSHPGY, encoded by the coding sequence ATGAGCCAGAACGAAACGTCCGGTGCCTCCTACGCCGCCGCCGGGGTGGACATCGAGGCCGGCGACCGCGCCGTAGAACTATTCGCCCCCCTGGCCAAGAAGGCCACCCGCCCCGAGGTGCGCGGCGGCCTGGGTGGCTTTGCCGGGCTCTTCGCCCTGGGCAAGTACCGGGAGCCGCTGCTGGCCGCCGGATCGGACGGCGTGGGCACCAAGCTCGCCGTGGCGCAGGCGATGGGCAAGCATGACACCATCGGCATCGACCTGGTGGCGATGTGCGTGGATGACCTCGTGGTGTGCGGCGCGGAGCCGCTCTTCCTCCAGGATTACATCGCCATCGGCAAGGTGGTGCCCGAGCACGTGGCGCAGATCGTCTCCGGCATCGCGGAGGGCTGCGTGCAGGCTGGCTGCGCGCTGCTGGGCGGCGAGACGGCCGAGCACCCCGGCCTGATGGAACCGGGGGAGTATGACGTCTCCGCCACCGCCGTGGGCGTGGTGGAGGCCGATGAGCTGCTGGGGCCGGATCGGGTGCGCGCCGGTGACGTGATCATTGGCATGGCCTCCTCGGGCCTGCACTCCAATGGTTACTCCCTGGCCCGCCACGTGCTGCTGGAAAAGGCGGGCCTGCCGCTGGATGGACACATGGAGGAACTGGGCCGCACCCTGGGGGAGGAGTTGCTGGAACCCACCAGGATTTATACCCGCGAGTGCCTGGCCCTGGCCGCCGAGTGCGATATTCACACGTTCTGCCACGTCACCGGCGGCGGCCTGGCCGGGAACCTGGCCCGCGTGATCCCGGATCACCTGGTGGCCACCATCTCGCGCGGCACCTGGACGCCGGGGCAGATCTTCCGCACCATCTCCTCGCTGGGCAAGGTATCTCAGGAGGAGATGGAAAAGACCTTCAACATGGGCGTGGGCATGGTGGCCGTGGTCTCGGAGAAGGATCGGGATCGCGCCCTGGCCATGCTCGCCGCGCGCCACATTCCTAGCTTCGAGATCGGCACGGTGCGCGACGCCGCCGAGGGCGACGATCAGCGCGTGGTGATGACGGGCTCGCACCCCGGCTACTGA
- a CDS encoding SidA/IucD/PvdA family monooxygenase, whose protein sequence is MTVDLLVVGAGPKGVAVAAKAAVLSELGLPAPSVTLVDPLGVGGHWRARGGWTDGRHGLGTPPEKDVGFPYRTRVAGERSAEVDELLARHGWAAFLIDRGEFGAWIDRGRPAPLHEQWADYLQWVVDRLGIEVVAAEVTSARLGEAWEVDTTAGHLGARSLMVTGPGSSGRRIAQVPGVCSLADFWEHRPAEGASVVVIGSGESSASVVDQLIDTRVGEITVISPSAAIFTRGEGQFENRLYTDPYRWQQLDEAARRDLLGRTDRSVYSVRIQQRVGLDGRVEHHRGTVSAVAREEGALRVTYRRTQAGDTTYEGSVCADLVVDARGNSPLWFGSYLEAATRERLAREAGAADWQAVRAQDLEERIDATLRFEGMDGRLFLPTLAGYRQGPGFANLSCLGELSDRIMAGVKGL, encoded by the coding sequence ATGACCGTGGATCTACTCGTGGTGGGCGCGGGCCCCAAGGGTGTGGCCGTGGCGGCCAAGGCCGCCGTGCTGAGCGAACTAGGGTTGCCCGCCCCCTCGGTGACGCTGGTGGACCCGCTGGGGGTGGGCGGCCACTGGCGGGCGCGCGGCGGGTGGACGGATGGCCGGCACGGCCTGGGCACCCCGCCGGAAAAGGATGTGGGATTCCCGTACCGCACCCGCGTGGCGGGGGAGCGTTCCGCCGAGGTGGACGAGTTGCTGGCCCGGCACGGGTGGGCGGCCTTCCTGATTGATCGCGGGGAGTTCGGTGCCTGGATAGACCGGGGTCGGCCCGCCCCGCTGCACGAGCAGTGGGCGGATTACCTGCAATGGGTGGTGGATCGCCTGGGGATTGAGGTGGTGGCCGCCGAGGTCACCAGCGCGCGGCTGGGAGAGGCCTGGGAGGTCGATACCACCGCAGGCCACCTCGGCGCGCGGAGCCTCATGGTCACCGGGCCGGGGTCGAGTGGGCGTCGCATAGCGCAGGTGCCGGGGGTGTGCTCCCTGGCGGATTTCTGGGAACACCGTCCCGCCGAGGGGGCCTCGGTGGTGGTGATCGGCTCCGGGGAGTCCTCGGCCAGCGTGGTGGATCAGCTCATTGATACCCGGGTGGGGGAGATCACCGTGATCTCGCCCAGCGCGGCGATCTTCACGCGCGGCGAGGGGCAGTTTGAAAATCGCCTGTACACCGATCCGTACCGCTGGCAGCAGTTGGACGAGGCCGCCCGGCGCGACCTGCTGGGCCGCACCGACCGCAGCGTGTATTCCGTGCGGATTCAGCAGCGCGTGGGGCTGGACGGGCGCGTGGAGCACCATCGCGGCACGGTGAGCGCGGTGGCGCGGGAGGAGGGCGCGCTGCGGGTCACCTACCGGCGCACCCAGGCCGGGGATACCACCTACGAGGGCAGCGTGTGCGCCGACCTGGTGGTGGACGCGCGCGGCAATTCCCCGCTGTGGTTCGGCTCCTACCTGGAAGCCGCCACGCGCGAGCGCCTGGCGCGGGAGGCGGGGGCCGCGGATTGGCAGGCGGTGCGCGCCCAGGATCTCGAGGAGCGTATCGACGCCACCCTGCGCTTCGAGGGCATGGACGGCCGACTCTTCCTGCCCACCCTGGCGGGGTATCGGCAGGGGCCGGGCTTTGCCAACCTCAGTTGCCTGGGCGAACTCTCCGATAGAATCATGGCCGGCGTGAAAGGACTATAA
- a CDS encoding siderophore-interacting protein, with the protein MGKNSRDRDIYPISVRELEVLEIQQINSGMRRVVFGGEQLAAHSYAGFEVPHLVSDGFDDDVRLIFPDPATGARPRPEPDERGINQWSAEVKDLFRTYTVRRWEPEVGRLTVDFAHHEAGLADEWARAAQVGDRLWVAGPKNCLRLPTHTDWLLLVGDETALPAMSRCLEELPAGHRCLAIVEVARREHIQDLSTSAEVDLRWVVRAEGGSMVEAVAQADFLSGTPYAWVAGEAGSLRQIRRDLKERGVAPENLEVTGYWRDRPAEKKEEDKAAGYALFSHLAALLDPVPGFATRAAMRAGVFAAIADRSPAEVPVLARATGLAPDALARLLRYLESLELVAREGTGYRLTALSHDLADEESHLFEHLAGVAAHRTMAVAGIEEVLASGAPRPVTYDAAEWEEEAEESAQWVAPALVEAVSSGDPVAVCGPGARVYAEEFTRRGTPARAVAWADLPEVQAGVVILVDPFGQATATEVSECLVALGACGGRVALLTRLTPEGEDSEHDFAEDIVRLCLDGTRVPTAGDVDSAARAAGWRVARTARVGWSSTLLWLER; encoded by the coding sequence ATGGGCAAGAATAGCAGGGACCGCGATATTTACCCCATCTCCGTGCGCGAGTTGGAGGTGTTGGAGATTCAGCAGATCAACTCCGGCATGCGGCGCGTGGTGTTCGGAGGGGAGCAACTGGCCGCGCACTCCTACGCGGGCTTCGAGGTGCCCCACCTGGTCAGCGACGGCTTCGATGATGACGTGCGGTTGATCTTCCCCGATCCCGCCACCGGCGCGCGTCCCCGCCCCGAGCCGGACGAGCGCGGCATCAACCAGTGGTCGGCGGAGGTCAAGGATCTCTTCCGCACCTATACCGTGCGCCGCTGGGAACCGGAGGTGGGGCGGCTGACCGTGGACTTTGCCCACCACGAGGCGGGGCTTGCCGACGAATGGGCGCGCGCCGCGCAGGTGGGCGATCGCCTGTGGGTGGCGGGCCCCAAGAACTGCCTGCGCCTGCCCACCCACACCGATTGGCTGCTGCTGGTGGGCGATGAGACCGCCCTGCCTGCGATGAGCCGCTGCCTGGAGGAATTGCCCGCCGGGCACCGCTGCCTGGCCATCGTGGAGGTGGCCCGGCGCGAGCACATTCAGGACTTGAGCACCTCGGCGGAGGTGGACCTGCGCTGGGTGGTGCGCGCCGAGGGCGGCAGCATGGTCGAGGCCGTGGCCCAGGCCGATTTCTTGTCGGGCACGCCCTATGCCTGGGTAGCCGGGGAGGCGGGCAGCCTCCGCCAGATCCGCCGCGACCTCAAGGAGCGCGGCGTGGCCCCGGAGAACCTGGAGGTCACAGGCTACTGGCGCGACCGCCCCGCCGAGAAGAAGGAGGAGGATAAGGCCGCCGGTTACGCGCTGTTTAGCCACCTGGCGGCGCTCCTGGATCCGGTGCCCGGCTTTGCCACCCGTGCCGCCATGCGCGCCGGGGTGTTCGCGGCGATCGCGGATCGCAGCCCCGCCGAGGTACCCGTGCTCGCCCGGGCCACGGGCCTGGCCCCGGACGCCCTAGCGCGCCTCCTGCGCTACCTCGAATCCCTGGAACTGGTGGCCCGGGAGGGCACCGGCTACCGCCTCACCGCGCTCTCGCACGACCTGGCCGATGAGGAATCCCACCTCTTCGAACACCTCGCGGGCGTGGCGGCCCACCGCACGATGGCAGTGGCCGGTATCGAGGAGGTGCTGGCCTCCGGTGCGCCCCGCCCGGTGACTTACGACGCCGCCGAGTGGGAGGAGGAGGCCGAGGAATCCGCGCAATGGGTGGCCCCCGCCCTGGTGGAGGCCGTTTCTTCCGGCGACCCCGTGGCGGTGTGCGGGCCGGGTGCCCGCGTGTACGCGGAGGAGTTCACCCGGCGCGGCACCCCGGCCCGGGCGGTGGCGTGGGCTGACCTCCCCGAGGTGCAGGCGGGGGTGGTGATCCTGGTCGATCCCTTCGGCCAGGCTACCGCCACGGAGGTATCCGAGTGCTTAGTTGCCCTGGGGGCCTGTGGCGGCCGGGTGGCCCTGCTGACCCGCCTCACCCCCGAGGGCGAGGACAGCGAGCACGACTTTGCCGAGGACATCGTGCGCCTATGCCTGGACGGCACCCGCGTGCCCACGGCTGGCGACGTCGATAGTGCGGCGCGGGCCGCCGGGTGGCGCGTGGCGAGGACCGCGCGGGTGGGGTGGTCCTCCACCCTGCTGTGGCTAGAGCGGTAG